The DNA segment TTTCCTTGTCTTTGTCTATTATCTTGTCCTGTTTCTTTCTGCCTTCTCTGTTCTATTTTATGCTGTTATTTTTTGCATGTGATTTTTGGTAAATATTGACGGTTCAATCTGTGTTTTTGGGTCAAATAAATAGAGGCTGGTCGATATGCTTGAAGATAAGTCGCATTTACCTGCTGTACTCCAGTCCCTTGGGTGCATAGCTCAAGCTGCTATGCCAGTGTTCGAAACAAGAGAAAAGGAAGTTGAGAAGTTCATCAAGGAAAACATTCTGAAGTGCAGCCAAGTATGCCTTTTCAGATAAGAATTTCACGTCCGGTATTCTCTTTTATTGTTTAAGAATTTGATGTAAAACGTGATCTCTCTCAGGTAGCAGGAGACCAGGCAAATGATTCTTGGGATGGTAGAAGTGAACTTTGTTCCTTAAAGGTCTTTTTTTTCCAGATTATTTGTCTTTCAGCCGTTAAATATTGGTCATATTGCTCACACATGCATGGGAATTGTGTATAGATTTTTGGGGTTAAAGCTATGGTCAAGAGCTATTTGCCCGTGAAAGATGCTCACCTTCGTTCTGGTATTGATGAGCTTGTTCTAATCCTCAAGAATATACTTACATTTGGTGAATACTCAAGGGATATTAAATCAAGGTAATTAGGCAGTATAGGACATAAGGTTATTCGCAGGTAGTGGTCCTGCAGTTTTACTATTTCTAACCTATGATTTCTCAAAAACTTGTAGTTAATATTGGTTTTTTTTCCTCACATTTCAGTTTGGTTGATATGGCGCATTTGAAGCTTGCTGCAGCAAAAGCTGTGCTTCGCCTATCAAAACATTGGGAGCATAAAATTCCTGTTGATGTCTTTTATCTGACATTGAGAACATCGGAGGTCGATTATTTGCACGGACATATTTGATGTTTCTTGTGGATTACTTTCCTGTTTGCTGTTACCTTAAAGCAGTTCATTGAGAATGTTTCTTCCATTCCCTCACCCTTTGGTGTTTGTAGGATGATTTTCCTGAGGTAAAGAGACTACTTCTCAACAAGGTTCATCAATATGTAAAAGACAGAATTTTAGATCCCAAGTATGCCTGTGCCTTCCTGCTTGATTTTACTTCCCAGCAGTCTGATTTGGAAGAGGTATTGCACTGTCGTGTTTATTGAGTTTTTAATCTATaatgatacatatatatatgaatctGCACCTTGGCACATTcatattgtgaaattatttgaCAGAATTCTCATGTATATGGCAGAACAAACGCAATTTGAATGATATCATTCAGATGTGTTGGCAAAGTAGAGCACGCCAAATTCTCTCACAGACTGATGGAATATCTTCACAATTTTATCCAGAATACATTCTCCCATACGTTGTCCATTCCCTAGCTCATCATCCTACATTTCCTAATGTTGATGAATGCAAAGACGTCAAAATGTTTGAAGTTTTATACAGGTATTGACATTTATGATTTTCATTGATGGTTCACCATTAAGACTGTAATTCAAATTCTCGTGGAAATGCATTAGACAGATGCAATAAGAATCAATGATAGTCCCAGTAAATTACAGTAATTAGAAGACTATGACAAACTTGCATCGCTATGCTTGTGAGTGGGGTTGTATATGCATTTTGTTTATCTTTTATCTGTTTCAGGCAGCTGTATTTGTTCCTGTCTATGCTGGTACATGGAGATGGAGATGGTAAATCTGAAGTCAGTATTAGCAAGGACAGGGAGAGCACTTCATTGTTGAATTCAATTTTTCTACAAATCAAGCGCTCTGAGGATGCTTTTGATTCAACTAAATCCAAGGTTTGCTATCAAGAATTATGGAATGTTTCTTTTAATGCTGTAACTGACGAGAAAAATTTTAGAGTCTAACTATAGGAATAAAATGAGAAGAATGCTATGGTTAGAATGCTTGTGAGGTTTATTGTTGTTCTAATGCTTGTTATAATTTGAAATCATATATTACAGAACTTGTATTCTTTATGCGATCTCGGAATATCAATTATCAAGAGGTTAGCTTCAAAAGAAACCGATCCTCAAAACTCAAGTGCATCAGTGACCCTACCTCCCGTGCTTTATAAATTGGTCGAGAAGAAAGAAGATAGTGACTCACTGGTATGTGTAACTAGACTCTCTTTTCCATTCTCGTCACCCCCCTTGTGTCTAGATGACATGAATGAATAGCAAGATGATTAACGTTTCCTTCCCCCTACTAGGATATATTTAGATCTGAAGCTATAGTTTTGTTTAAATGAAATTTCTTTTTCAGTTGCCAAACTGGGTTACAATTGGTATCTTATGTTCTTAATATTAGTAATTTGGAGCAAGGACGTTTTAGTTAGGTGTATGCTAACAACAAATGCTCTAAATTTTTTATGTTGCTTTTGTGCACCTAAGTTTTCCTAACAAGTAGTGTCATCTACTACATTTCTGTCGAGTTGTCAAGTGAAGTTACCAGCCTAAACTTTTCTCTTCATGTTCAATTTTATATTAGGAATTTGGTGGTCCTCAAGTCTCTGCATGAATGTCTGATTTCAGCTCAATTATAATGTAAATCTTGAATAGTTAAGCTGCTTTCACGTGTTGTGCTATCTTGATTCTCTCGTATGCATGAGTTATTTGTTTTACCAACAGCATTACAAGGCCTGAAATCTGTTAGTTTTCTGGAAGATACGTTGGAACAGTGTTGTTGCTGATATATTTTGAGGTTTCTTTATTTCTGAGATAACTAGAGGAACACATAATTCAAGTCCCCTGAAGGATATATACGTTTCAGAATGGTTATATCATATCAAAGATCATTAAAATGATTTGTGGTTTGTCGAAGTGGAGAACTTATAAGAAACTTGAaagcattcattcattcaagtGGGGAGCCATCATACCTAAAACAGTGGAAAAGTGAGCTTAAATGTGCACTTAGTCGCATTCAGGAATGTGATTATCGGGAGTGATGACCTTTTTCTAAGTGCTCTTCTCATTGATAAATGTTCCTTGTCCATTTATTCACACTGACTTGGCGTGGCGAAAATGCAGCTTTATGATGATCTCTCGTGCTGTTGTATGCTAGGTTGATGAAGCAAAGACGTGGTTGGCTGAGGAGAGTGTATTGGCACACTTTGAATCACTCAAACTGGAAGCTAATGGAATTGTAAGAATTCTATGCAGTGATTTAACAGACAGTATCTGTTTTCTATTAACTAAAGTAAGTCTTCAACTTCAGATTAATTCGGGAATTGCTGAGGATGATATCATGAAGGACAGTGACAGTGAGGGCAGTGAAATGCCATTGGGCAAGTTAATGAAACGTCTGAAGGCCAAAATAGCAAAGGCAAGAAAAGAGGTGAAGAGTGAGTCTTCACCTGCTGAAGCAGGAAAAGGGAGTAATTTTGATATCCTGAAGATGGTTAAGGAAATAAATTCTGATCTGGGTACAAGTAGCAAGTTGGAATCAAGCAATGGACATGAACATGTCAACAAAAAGAAAAGTGACCAAAAGCTTCAAAAGAGGAAATTGTTAGCTGGAGCAGCCTGTGTTCCTGTCCCTAAACGTCGGAGGTCGTCATCTGCTCAAGCTCACAAGTCTCGTCCAGCAATTATTTCAAAAGATTCCAAGGGGCATACTGATGGAAATCAGGAAGAGATTGTTAATGACTCGAACAAAGTTGATAAGGAACTTCCAAGTAGTTCAGAAGATCATTCTATGCAAGAAAAAACCTCTGAACCTCCAGAGTCTGAGTTGTTAGTTGCTTGTATAAAAAATAAACCCAGATCTGGGTCAAAGCAGAAAAGTAAACGCGCCGACAGAGATGATGATGCATTTGATAAATCACGCGTTGATGCAAAAGTACGTACTCACACTGATGAATTTTCTAAAATGCGCGACACTTCATGATTAGCATTTCTTCATCTCACTTTTCCTTAATATGCTGCAGAAGCCTAAGAAAGTCTCAAATTCTTCTAGCCCGCACCAAACTAATTATTCCAACCTTGGATCAGGGAAGAAGCAAAAAGAAAAAAGCATCACAGGATTACAAAAGGTTGGTTCATCCCGTCTtcagtgttttttttttgttgaattggTTCTTGTGTGAATGAAGACAATAAGACTTACTTCTACTATGTATGAGTATGAAACCTAGCACATGCACAAATGAGTGGTGGGAAACACAGTTAATCAATCAAATATGTAGCATGCTTTCTCAGGTGAAGCATTAAGCTAATATTTTGCTCATATGGTAGTTCAGCCTGGGCTGTATTTTAAGGAAGCCAGTTTCCCCCACGCCTACGGTTCTACTGGCTTGCCAGTAGTTCTGGGAATTCTCCTCTGCCGATCCCTGTTAAAAGATTTGGTTGGATTTGTCAGTAACATAGGATCTGCAATTGCATTGAACTCGGCTTCTTCTTGAACCAATGGTGTTTATGGATCAGaaatcttttcttttttccaAACAAATTTAGGAAATTTTTTTCTAGTTTCTTACTGCATCTGTTTTAAAAGAAATCATAACTTCTGTTTAACTTAAATTTACCTAATCTGGTTTCTGCTTCGTTCCAGGACAAGCAAAGTTCCTTGGAGGATTTAATTGGTTGCAGAATAAAAGTTTGGTGGCCAATGGATAAGCAGTAAGTTCTTGATTTCTATGATCTACAATTCACGATTGTGTTTCCAGAGGTAAACGAATTGGGATGTCATTATTGTGGTGAGCATCAGAACATTCTCCGTGTAATGTTAACACTCTCGAAGTGTTTCGTCAGAATCAGTCTGCATCTTAACTCTTTCTTCGAATTTGTTCTGAGAATAATTTTAGCACCAAACTACTGACCTTCACCAATAACAAAGAAAATGAGGAATTGGGGATATCATTTTCTTTGCAGTTTATGCTTCTACGGCTGTATGATCATTTGCCAGGTTCGGTAACCATGATTTACCGACACTTATCCAAATATGAACTTTTATATCATTGTTTTTTTAATCCATCAAGATTGTTGGCATTAACCTGAGTCTGTTGTCAAAGTTTTCATGTTGGTAGGATAAATTTTCCATTCACTGCTCGAGTGCAAGCCTAAAATTGTTCCTGATGTTGTCTTTATATGACTTTTCATAGGTTCTACGAAGGTGATGTGAAATCTTTTGATACGGAGAAAGAGAAGCATGTGGTAAGCTGAATTTTGAGTGGCTTATTATCTTGTACTATGCTGTAGAGTTATTTCTTGCAGCCTTGCTAGAATATCTTGACAGTTCTTTTTCGAtcaatttgaattgaagataTTATACGATGATGGAGATGTGGAAGTTCTTAGATTAGACAAAGAACGTTGGGAGCTTGTGGATAATGGCAAAAAAAGCGACAAGGTCAAACACTCTTTAACCATTTTTTGTCCTATGAGAAAGTTATTCAATTAGCGATTGTCAAGTAAATCTTCTTGTGCGAGAGCTAACAATTTCTTCAACATGTGCAGCGATCTAGTTCATCAAAGAGCTTTCATCCTAAAGGAGCGTAAGTGTTGCCATCATAGTATTTACGGACCGTGATGCTTTTGTAATGCACGTTCAATCTTACATCTTCCCCTCTCCATCAAATCTGTTATGAGCATTTGACTTCAAAATTTGTGTTCTGGGGAAATTTTGTGCGACTACAAATAACAAGAGCTGAAGTTCAACTTGCCCTCAGTGTATTTTGAGCCACCCTAAAGTCGTCTACAAATAACAAGAGCTGAAGTTCAACTTGCCCTAAAGTCCATCTTCCCCCAAACCTTTAGTCGTtctatatttatttcaaaacaCAGTTAAGGTAGAAAAGGCCCATGTAATGACACATAGGAAACTAAGCTTCGTTAAGCATCTTTATAGCCATGGAATTAGGAATGACGCCTCAATACACATTTTATTGGTTTGTTTAGTCGATCACTTTATACATCTTTGATCATGCTTATTATGCTGCAAGAGGCTAAATGCTTGGATGTGTTCTCAATAAGTCAGTATATTGACTTTGCAGATCATCTGGGAAAAAAAGCAAAGCCATAGGAGGAATAAAACTGGAGACAAAAGCTGAAGAGAAGTAAGTTATTCCTATCCAGCAGTCGCAAAATACTTCTTTGCTTTGTCATTAGATTATGTAATTCTATGGATTTGCAGATCTCCATCATCTCAAATCAGAGGGAAAAGAACTCCACGCAAAAGTCCAAAGCAAAAGGCCACGATAAAGATCAAATCTTCTGTGGGAAGTGGGGGAAGCCCAGATGTTACAAATCTTGAATTTACCAAACCGTCCATGACTGAATCAGATTCAGGTGAAAAATCAAACTGTTCGCCATTGTATATCCAGAAGTCTAGCAAAACCATTTTTGTAATATTTGATGGTTGCTTTTTGCAGTACTTGATTTTATCtcacttgtttttttttttgacaattatCTACCTAGATTCAAAAGTCACGTTACCATTTACGGGTTGTCTTGTAGTGCAGGTTGCTTATCTTTATACTTCAGTTTTTACAAGTTTTATGTTCTCTATTGACTTTTTCCTcccatattttcaaaatatttagaTCAGAATCTGACTGAAAAATATGGTAAGATTATTGTATCCGCCAAGAAGCCATATAACAAGGGCAATAAACTGAAAGACGGTGAGAAGGGTTCGAGTGATGCAGAAGATCCCAAAGAGGAAGAAAAGGATTCTGAAGACACTCAAAGTGATAATGTTGATGGATCTCCACTCAATGCTGATGGATCTGATGATGAAGCAGTTTCTTCTTCAGACATGAAGCATCTAGATCAGATCAAAGAACAATCTGGACAAGAAGATGAAGAAATGGACACCATGGATGGCCCACTCGCAGATGAAGCTGACAAGAACTCGCCTACTTCTCTTGCTGATGCAGAGCTTTCTGATGATGAGACTCTGGTGCTCCTCAACTTCCGCTCTATCCTCTGAGCATTGAGCATCATTTCTCCGTTTTGATCCTTGCATACTAATTATCTTCTTTTTTCGAATGCAGAGTACGTGGAAACAGCGTGCTGGAAAAAAATAAGGCCATGCAGATAAATATTTAACCTGCTTCTGCAATCCAGTATTCATTATGCAGTAGGTAAATTGACTTTAAGAGATAACGCTGCTGAACAGGTGATCAATATAATTTGCGTGCCTTCCCTGCAGTAGGTTAAAACATACAATAGACGTTCAGGTGATAGGATAGAAGTTTTCATTCCTACAGCACTTTGTCTGCAGTTGGTTATGGAAATTGAGTTTATGTATCTGTAACTCGTGAGATCTATGTACATCAAAAGATCGTGTTACCTTAGCCGTCTATGTAGCTTAGTTTCCCAATTGAATGTATATCCAAAATTCATCAAAGTTTACTTTATTTGTACTCTGCTGCTTAAGATTTGTAAACTCTCTCATCaaatatttgagaattatttatttattctggCTACGCGTGCACTTTATCATAAGCTTAGACCTGTTTTCTACTGCGTTTAAATCATCTTTTGATGTTTTGTGAGCTTTTAGCGTTTAACAGCATTAAATAATGAATTTCAGAGAAGCTGAATATTAAAGTGTTTACTACTTTACTTGTCAAACCTGTCCTAGATATTTTTTGGACTTGGTGAAACGTTAAAAGTCgaatacaaaaaaaaacaaaaaacaaaaaagaaaagaaaagaaaagaagttgaatacaaaaatattaaatattcaaaatatgtataatataaTGAATTAGGCATGTTAAAATATTCTATATAATCACTAAAATAGTATTagatttttatgtaaaaaaaacaaaaacatactAGTAAGAGATCAGTAGACTTGGCTTTAAAAAACGATCACCCTTTTtcttaaaatcccaaataaaacaACAAATTGTCGGTATTCGTTAGTCATACATTTGCAACGTTGGTGGCGAAAGATTAAATCATATTTCCTAAAACGATAGGTATCCAAAAATtggttttatttgtttattttttaaaaataatgctAAAAACACTGTTCAAAATAAATTAGGTCATTAGCCACATAATTTTCAAATAGATTATAATTTTCACTCCAACCTTGAGAATTAAAAAGCACTAGAAGCTCGTACATCGTTCCGTTGAAATTATATTAGCGGAATATTCATATAAATTGGGGACACCTCTGATCTTTAGATATATTAGATACAGCTTCAAACTCATGGTCCATCAACCATGTGGAAATTACGCCACTTAAAACTATAGTATTCCCATAACTATACATTGGTGAACCGCAAGAGCCAGGGATGAAACGAAATTCTCTAAGACTTGCGATGGTCGATTATTCTTAGGTCCTTGAACGATTCAGGGAATCCATCTGCATCCTTGAGTTTCTCTAACTCGGATTCTAAAGTCTTGGCAATCACTCCTTCATCAGCATCCTCAGGCAGGCTAACATGCACGGACCCGTGTTTTATTGGCTTAACGGGTTCGAGCATGGATGCTTGCTGCTTGATGTATGCATAGAGTTGTTGGTGAAAAGGATGATCCAAGGAATAGCAGTTCTCAGCGTAGGCATCTAAATGGTTTGAAGAACCTGACGTTTTTTGGCAGAAATGGGGGAGGGAGGAGTAGTCCATTATCTGAAAAAACGCCATTGGATTCAACATTATATGAAGCATGTTGGAGACGTGGAGTTCGTGGTCAAGAAGAGGAAGAAGTTGATCTTTAGATATGTCATACCTTCAATAGTTCATCTTGTCCAGAACCAGACAATACGTTGATTTTCCTTCTCGTTCTCTCCTGCAGAAGTGGTTTCACAACCTGATAACAAATGAAAGGTAATGTGACTGGAGGTGTAAGAGAGAATATGTTAGAATATGTTAGATGACATTTTATTGATATTCAAACTATTTTAATTTGAACTAagctaaaaatatatttgaaagtaCAAGTTATTTATAGCTAGAAAACATTAAAAATGTGAACTGACCTTCCAACAAGCGGAGAAGACATATGGAGCATTCACAATGTAGTAAGTTAGTGTTTTCTCAGGGTAGTTCAGGTCGTCGATGGAAGAAATTAAAGTCAAGATCTGCATGAGAACACAATACGGTTATACATGTAATTTACAGATGAAGAATCGTGGTAGAACAATCTGCCACGACAAGCAGAAGAACTAGAGTTTCTTGCTGCATATGTACCTTAATCTGGTTCAAAGCCGAAAGCCTTAAACCAGTCATATCTAGAATCTTGATGCACTTGTTAACATGCTTCCCATACTTCTTCGTTGCAGCAGGCTAAAATAAAATGAGGCAGGTTTTTATATAGAGGCCCAAAATAGATGAAAATAATCGGAAAAAAGAATAATTTTCTGCTCACTAGAATCACACGATCCCGATATTCATTGATCTGAATGTGAGATTGTACATAATAATGAACCTGAAATGAAGATAAATACTGTCAGATCAACTAACTATCTGGTATCAAGCCAATGCAAAAGAACTTCAAAGAATATTTGGTCTTGTTTTGACGCTGATTTAGAATTCAAAGATAACAACAAAACTTACTGATGCCTGATCGAACGTGCTCAGACCTGCTCCAATAGCAAAGATAGGGAGACCCTATTGATAAAAGGGCACGACTATTAGAAAGATCCAAGAATTTTTTATCAACACAAAAAAATAATCACTAAAACTCATTCTAGCTCCATCAAATCCTCACCTCGTGTGAGTAACCGGACAGTCCTATGAGCTGTGAATCGCGTATGGCTCTGTAAAGATTGACAGGAACAATGGCTTTCTGCAGTTGAAAGAGCGGAAGAGTAAAAAGAAATAATCGACCGCAACACTTTTATCTACAAACCACATCTGAGCGATTTCCTACTTACACTTAACATATCATCAATGTTGTTTTGCACTCGCCACTCCAAACAATCAACCAACTGAAATATCCATAACTCATCGATTAGTAAATCCAAATTATTCCAACGTTTAAAGATAACTGAAACTTTAAAAAGTCAAAACTCTAACCATCTTATGAGCTTTTGCTATATTTCCTTCTCTAGCTTTAAGAAACCGCGTCAAAGTTTCATGAGGATATCCTTGATGGACATTCTGCATATCGAATTGAACAGCCCCAATTCAAATATACAATCGTAAGGGGTTAACTATATATTTCAATGAAACTTTGCAGTAACAAACTGGGAGCTAAAACTTGAATTTTGTTCTTTTTTAATATCAAGAACGAATAAGAAGCTATTCAAGAAGTTTCAGCCACTTGTGACCATGCGTATGCATTGGCTCATCCAAAATTAGTTGGCAAATATAGAATAATAATCCGTAATCATAAGGGACAAGTTTCCAACCTTGTTCAATAGTTAATAGTCGCCTCTGAAATTTATAAAGAACTGGAAACAGTTATATCCATCGATTTCTCCATAAAGGAACACAAAATGCATCACCGATAATATCATGACTACAGTTGATAAGCAGGAAAGGTGGGGAAAGAAACCTGAAATGTTCTTTTGAgtgattcatcaactgcataaaaTCCCAAATGGAAGGGAAGAAGATCAATTAAAGAGAAGATAATACAAATAGAGTAATGGGACCATAAAAGAGAGATAAAAAAAGAGGTCTTTTGAACAAACCTTCCTCCATTAATGCTTCAAATTCATTAATGGCTTCATGGGAAACCACGGCCATTTTTGCTGAACCCAACAAGGACTATCCCACCACAACCGCAATTCGAAAGATCTAAGAAAAGCCTCAACCGACAACTTATGCATACAGCAAGAATCCAATCTTCACTCGCATATTCTAATAAAGGTAAGTGGGAGGAAAGAAGAACGGTAAAAAGAAAGCAAGACAAGTAAAGATTCGACTTTTATAAATATACTcattatatatacacacacatacacgataaaattataaaaagatGGTTGTTCATTTGGGTCAAAATTCAAGAAAGGCAAGCCTCTACTTCCCCTGCTTGCCTAATTTTGCTTTGTTTCTGAATTCtgggtttttttattttttttgacaatttgtTTCTGGTTTTTCTTTCTGTAAAAGTT comes from the Henckelia pumila isolate YLH828 chromosome 1, ASM3356847v2, whole genome shotgun sequence genome and includes:
- the LOC140877582 gene encoding sister chromatid cohesion protein PDS5 homolog A isoform X1, encoding MAPKQLQQQLRELGAKLESPPASKDALIKVLKQGASCLSELDQSPSKPVMDSMDAFLTSIAKPELVKHQDREVKLFVAVCICEITRITAPEAPYDDDVLKDIFELIVGTLSGLKDVNGPSFGRRVVILETLARYRSCVVMLDLECDDLVNEMFHTFFKVVSDEHPENALTSMQTIMEVLFEESEDVPENLLLIILSALGPNKENVNSAARRLAMNVIEHCAGKLEPGIKQFLISSMSGDKKFLNSEINYHGVLYDVYRCAPQILSGVVPYLTGELLSDQLDIRLKAVGLVGDLFTLPGSTISDSFQPVFLEFLKRMTDRVVEVRMSVLEYVKIFLLANPSRVEAPQIISALSDRLLDYDENVRKQVVCVVCDVACHALSSIPVETIKLVAERLRDKSILVKRYTPERLADIYRASCADKSSDSTKNAEYDWIVGKVLRCFYDKDFRSDIVEPILSLSLFPADFSIKDKVLNWIRIFSGFEKVEVKALEKILEQKQRLQQEMQKYISLRPSSQEGDVAELQKKVMFCFRVMSRYFIDPAKAEEDFQLLDQLKDSNVWKILTQLLDPNTGWPQACSSRDDLLSILGPKHRLYEFLGSLSLKCSCLLFNKDHVREILLEAGVQKSSGSNELILSCMTILVILARFCPSMLAGIEEDLVHLLEDDNEIIKEGTLHILAKAGGTIREQLGVSSRSLDLILERICIEGSRRQAKYAVHALASITKDDGLMSLSVLYKRLVDMLEDKSHLPAVLQSLGCIAQAAMPVFETREKEVEKFIKENILKCSQVAGDQANDSWDGRSELCSLKIFGVKAMVKSYLPVKDAHLRSGIDELVLILKNILTFGEYSRDIKSSLVDMAHLKLAAAKAVLRLSKHWEHKIPVDVFYLTLRTSEDDFPEVKRLLLNKVHQYVKDRILDPKYACAFLLDFTSQQSDLEENKRNLNDIIQMCWQSRARQILSQTDGISSQFYPEYILPYVVHSLAHHPTFPNVDECKDVKMFEVLYRQLYLFLSMLVHGDGDGKSEVSISKDRESTSLLNSIFLQIKRSEDAFDSTKSKNLYSLCDLGISIIKRLASKETDPQNSSASVTLPPVLYKLVEKKEDSDSLVDEAKTWLAEESVLAHFESLKLEANGIINSGIAEDDIMKDSDSEGSEMPLGKLMKRLKAKIAKARKEVKSESSPAEAGKGSNFDILKMVKEINSDLGTSSKLESSNGHEHVNKKKSDQKLQKRKLLAGAACVPVPKRRRSSSAQAHKSRPAIISKDSKGHTDGNQEEIVNDSNKVDKELPSSSEDHSMQEKTSEPPESELLVACIKNKPRSGSKQKSKRADRDDDAFDKSRVDAKKPKKVSNSSSPHQTNYSNLGSGKKQKEKSITGLQKDKQSSLEDLIGCRIKVWWPMDKQFYEGDVKSFDTEKEKHVILYDDGDVEVLRLDKERWELVDNGKKSDKRSSSSKSFHPKGASSGKKSKAIGGIKLETKAEEKSPSSQIRGKRTPRKSPKQKATIKIKSSVGSGGSPDVTNLEFTKPSMTESDSDQNLTEKYGKIIVSAKKPYNKGNKLKDGEKGSSDAEDPKEEEKDSEDTQSDNVDGSPLNADGSDDEAVSSSDMKHLDQIKEQSGQEDEEMDTMDGPLADEADKNSPTSLADAELSDDETLSTWKQRAGKK
- the LOC140874666 gene encoding SEC14 cytosolic factor isoform X1 codes for the protein MAVVSHEAINEFEALMEEVDESLKRTFQNVHQGYPHETLTRFLKAREGNIAKAHKMLVDCLEWRVQNNIDDMLSKAIVPVNLYRAIRDSQLIGLSGYSHEGLPIFAIGAGLSTFDQASVHYYVQSHIQINEYRDRVILPAATKKYGKHVNKCIKILDMTGLRLSALNQIKILTLISSIDDLNYPEKTLTYYIVNAPYVFSACWKVVKPLLQERTRRKINVLSGSGQDELLKIMDYSSLPHFCQKTSGSSNHLDAYAENCYSLDHPFHQQLYAYIKQQASMLEPVKPIKHGSVHVSLPEDADEGVIAKTLESELEKLKDADGFPESFKDLRIIDHRKS
- the LOC140874666 gene encoding phosphatidylinositol/phosphatidylcholine transfer protein SFH2 isoform X2, producing the protein MLVDCLEWRVQNNIDDMLSKAIVPVNLYRAIRDSQLIGLSGYSHEGLPIFAIGAGLSTFDQASVHYYVQSHIQINEYRDRVILPAATKKYGKHVNKCIKILDMTGLRLSALNQIKILTLISSIDDLNYPEKTLTYYIVNAPYVFSACWKVVKPLLQERTRRKINVLSGSGQDELLKIMDYSSLPHFCQKTSGSSNHLDAYAENCYSLDHPFHQQLYAYIKQQASMLEPVKPIKHGSVHVSLPEDADEGVIAKTLESELEKLKDADGFPESFKDLRIIDHRKS